In Streptococcus uberis, a single window of DNA contains:
- a CDS encoding CoA-binding protein: protein MAEVFQNPSDQVIKNYLEEAKTIAVVGLSDRQDTAAFRVAQFLQEKGYHIVPVNPKCEGQLLLGQKVYAHLQDIPYPIDIVDVFRRSEALPQVAKDFLETDAKVFWAQLGLESEEATFLLTSAGRHHIVMDHCIKIDYQNLLEK, encoded by the coding sequence ATGGCAGAAGTGTTTCAAAATCCTTCAGATCAGGTTATTAAGAACTATTTAGAAGAGGCTAAAACTATTGCGGTAGTTGGACTATCAGATAGACAAGACACAGCTGCTTTTAGGGTTGCCCAGTTTTTACAAGAAAAAGGCTATCATATTGTTCCAGTTAATCCCAAATGTGAAGGGCAATTGCTTTTGGGACAGAAAGTCTATGCTCATTTGCAAGACATTCCTTATCCCATTGATATTGTGGATGTTTTCAGAAGAAGTGAGGCCTTGCCGCAAGTTGCCAAAGACTTTTTAGAAACAGATGCTAAGGTTTTTTGGGCACAATTAGGTCTTGAAAGTGAAGAGGCAACCTTCTTATTAACATCAGCTGGACGTCACCATATCGTGATGGATCATTGTATCAAAATTGATTATCAGAACTTATTAGAAAAGTAA